In a genomic window of Nodosilinea sp. E11:
- the glgA gene encoding glycogen synthase GlgA, whose amino-acid sequence MYIVQIASECAPVIKAGGLGDVVYGLSRELENRGHCVELILPKYDCMRYDHIWGLHEAYCDLVVPWYGTDIRCDVLCGWVHGRLCFFIEPKSWEMFFNRGCYYGCDDDPMRFAFFSKAAMEFLLRSNKRPDVIHCHDWQTGLIPVMLFEIYKYNGMEFQRTLYTIHNFKHQGFGGNEILAATGLNRPEYYFQPYRLRDDFNPFAINFMKGGITYANHVNTVSPYHAWEAQHTDQGFGLGHTLHTNQHKFSGILNGIDYEVWNPEADRYIPHHYGLTTFEDKALNKKELRDRLLLRQSDKPLIAFIGRLDDQKGVHLVHHAMYHALARGAQFVLLGSATEKGINDWFWHEKLFLNDNPDVHLELGFNEELAHLIYAGADMIVVPSNFEPCGLTQMIGLRYGTVPIVRGVGGLVNTVFDWDYDALHEPDERNGFVFFQSDNVALESAMNRALDTWENAPDTFRRIAQQGMEYDLSWKHPGQDYVNLYEYVRHK is encoded by the coding sequence ATGTATATCGTGCAGATTGCTTCGGAATGTGCTCCTGTCATCAAGGCTGGTGGTCTGGGCGATGTGGTCTATGGTCTCAGTCGGGAGCTAGAAAATCGAGGCCACTGTGTCGAGCTAATTCTGCCTAAGTACGACTGCATGCGGTACGACCATATTTGGGGACTGCATGAGGCCTACTGCGATCTGGTGGTGCCTTGGTATGGCACCGATATTCGCTGCGACGTCTTGTGCGGCTGGGTGCACGGGCGGCTGTGTTTCTTTATTGAACCGAAGTCGTGGGAGATGTTCTTCAACCGGGGCTGCTACTACGGCTGCGACGATGATCCTATGCGGTTTGCCTTCTTTAGCAAGGCGGCGATGGAGTTTTTGCTGCGCAGCAATAAGCGCCCCGATGTGATTCACTGCCATGACTGGCAGACCGGGCTGATTCCGGTGATGCTGTTTGAAATTTATAAATACAACGGCATGGAGTTTCAGCGCACGCTGTACACCATCCACAATTTCAAGCACCAGGGCTTTGGCGGCAACGAGATTTTGGCGGCCACGGGGCTAAATCGGCCTGAATATTACTTTCAGCCCTACCGACTGCGTGATGACTTCAACCCCTTTGCGATCAACTTTATGAAAGGGGGAATCACCTACGCTAACCATGTCAACACGGTGTCGCCCTACCATGCCTGGGAGGCACAGCATACCGATCAGGGCTTTGGCCTGGGGCATACGCTGCATACCAACCAGCATAAGTTCTCGGGCATTCTCAACGGCATTGACTACGAGGTGTGGAACCCTGAGGCCGATCGCTACATTCCGCACCACTACGGTCTAACAACCTTTGAAGACAAGGCGCTAAATAAGAAGGAACTGCGCGATCGCCTGCTGCTGCGCCAGAGCGACAAGCCTCTGATCGCGTTCATTGGCCGTCTAGACGACCAGAAAGGCGTTCACCTGGTGCACCATGCGATGTACCATGCCCTGGCGCGGGGAGCCCAGTTTGTGCTGCTGGGGTCAGCCACGGAGAAGGGCATCAACGACTGGTTCTGGCACGAAAAGCTCTTCCTCAACGATAATCCAGACGTGCATTTAGAGCTGGGTTTCAACGAAGAACTGGCTCACCTGATCTATGCCGGGGCCGACATGATTGTGGTGCCTAGCAACTTTGAACCCTGTGGGCTTACCCAAATGATCGGTCTGCGCTACGGTACTGTGCCGATTGTGCGCGGTGTGGGGGGGCTGGTGAACACGGTGTTCGACTGGGATTACGATGCCCTCCATGAGCCCGATGAGCGCAACGGCTTCGTCTTTTTCCAAAGTGACAATGTTGCCCTAGAGTCGGCGATGAACCGCGCCCTCGATACCTGGGAGAATGCGCCCGACACCTTTCGCCGCATTGCTCAGCAGGGCATGGAGTATGACCTGTCGTGGAAGCATCCTGGGCAAGACTATGTCAACCTGTATGAGTATGTTCGCCATAAGTAA
- the sipA gene encoding regulatory protein SipA: MTAEFAVGDRVRLAAAPPYLKTADPMPMLRPADTLPVGAEGVILSRRPGGYWGIKFDKGAFLLDSQFLEPAEAPADQAAGASE, from the coding sequence ATGACCGCTGAATTTGCCGTGGGCGATCGCGTTCGGTTAGCCGCCGCCCCACCCTACCTCAAAACCGCCGACCCCATGCCTATGCTGCGCCCTGCCGATACCCTCCCAGTGGGGGCTGAGGGGGTGATTCTCAGCCGCCGCCCAGGAGGATATTGGGGCATCAAGTTCGACAAAGGTGCCTTCTTGCTGGATAGCCAGTTTCTAGAACCGGCAGAAGCCCCAGCAGACCAGGCTGCCGGAGCTTCTGAGTAA
- a CDS encoding NB-ARC domain-containing protein → MTADDALALVERLLAARGASGLNSIQATLLRQTWGDRTYQAMALELGYEVGYLKQIGSDLWQSLSDTLGEKVTKRNLREVLARQQQTLFTAEVGRVSHSPGGGRCRDWGDAATATAFYGRTEELDQLQRWVLGDSAAPGPGQRCRLVGLFGMGGMGKTTLAVKLAQQLQDHFEVVIWRSLRHAPPVNDLLRDLLGVLVAGADTATSDFAADFDGLLRSLLDQLRLRRCLLVLDNGETILQPRDRTGTYQPGYETYGQLFYSLGNVDHQSTLVLTSREKLKEIAQQEGEALPIRSLRLKGLSPRVGQSIFQARGQFSGTPTDWQQLVNHYAGNPLALKMVAAVVQDFFDGQLGPFVQILAQGDSVFGDIRDLLAHQFDRLSPLEQQIMAWLAIHREPVTLAQVRSHLVDPLALGDLIEAFTSLERRSLIERDTPRATSPRSTRFTHQPVVMEYITDWLVEQVSQAILAEPTAASPLHTYALILAQAKDYLRDSQTRLILQPVLQRLRLRPSDLACRLRHHLDAWRGQTLASYACGNLINLLHQAEISLQGWDFSHQTIWQAYLQDSTLHQTNFTQADLARSVFKDTFSQVLAIAFSPDGQLLAASDVSYEIHLWRVSDAQPVLTLHAQDGWCWAVAFSPNNQTLASSANGTIDLWDLKTGDRYGQLKDSSSRVFSLAFSPDGRWLASGCEDHQIRVWDVRSGTLVHSLQGHTDEVRSVAFSPQGYVRGGLALSAAASYHLASGSYDGTLRLWNLASGDSSVLDTGSPIWSVAIHPALGYTLATGHHDGSIGIWDGAAQTPVRSLQGHAQAVRSIAFSPDGCQLASGGDDQTIRLWNWQSGQVDWVLKGHSSWIANVAFSPVRGVSTDAIGYTLASASEDQSVRLWDSQTHQALRVLRGHSSGVWSVALHPQGNYLVSGGQDRQVRLWPLTDQASPRAFSGHDGWVFAVAISPDGQWIASGGEDRTVRLWASNSGTCQATWAAHRHEVWALAFCPQGDLLASGSLDGTIRLWDIHRRTSCGLLTGHTSGVWTVAISPDGRRLASGSQDQTVRLWDLETQTCLQTLPCEGSWVRGLAFSPDGRFLSSGGSNGYVMLWDLKLGHRTVIGTHPSLVLAVAFSPDGQWLASCGGDTTIKLWHLPSRRCHQTLSGHDKWVRYITFSADGDRLISCSQDETIQVWGKCVTPDGFIYCHQQTLRVPRPYEDMAIAGVTGLTEAQRAALIRLGASETPIGKESSAAMHPPHFPAKPTLGSL, encoded by the coding sequence ATGACCGCAGATGACGCCCTAGCCCTGGTTGAGCGATTACTGGCCGCGCGCGGGGCGAGTGGGCTGAACTCGATTCAGGCGACCCTGCTGCGGCAGACCTGGGGCGATCGCACCTACCAGGCCATGGCCCTAGAGCTGGGCTACGAGGTTGGCTACCTCAAGCAAATTGGCTCTGACCTTTGGCAGAGCCTGTCGGACACCCTAGGCGAAAAGGTGACCAAACGCAATCTGCGCGAGGTGTTGGCCCGTCAGCAACAAACGCTATTTACAGCAGAGGTTGGCCGGGTTTCCCATTCCCCTGGCGGAGGCCGCTGCCGCGACTGGGGCGACGCCGCCACCGCCACCGCGTTCTATGGGCGCACCGAGGAGCTAGATCAGCTGCAACGCTGGGTGCTTGGCGATTCTGCTGCGCCGGGGCCGGGCCAACGCTGTCGGCTGGTAGGGCTGTTTGGCATGGGCGGCATGGGCAAAACCACCCTGGCGGTGAAGCTGGCCCAGCAACTGCAAGACCACTTCGAGGTGGTGATCTGGCGATCGCTGCGCCATGCCCCCCCGGTTAACGACCTATTGCGAGACCTGCTCGGGGTGCTGGTGGCGGGAGCCGATACTGCCACCAGCGATTTTGCCGCCGACTTTGATGGCCTGCTGCGATCGCTGCTCGACCAGCTGCGCCTGCGCCGCTGTTTGCTGGTGCTCGACAATGGCGAAACGATTTTGCAACCCCGCGATCGCACCGGCACCTACCAGCCCGGCTACGAAACCTACGGCCAGCTCTTCTACAGCCTGGGCAATGTCGATCACCAGAGCACCCTCGTGCTCACCAGCCGCGAAAAGCTCAAAGAAATTGCCCAGCAAGAAGGGGAAGCCCTGCCGATTCGATCGCTGCGTCTGAAGGGGCTGTCGCCCAGGGTGGGGCAGTCGATCTTTCAGGCCAGGGGCCAGTTTAGCGGTACGCCCACCGACTGGCAGCAGTTGGTCAACCACTACGCGGGCAACCCCCTGGCCCTCAAAATGGTGGCCGCCGTGGTGCAAGACTTTTTTGACGGGCAGCTAGGGCCGTTTGTGCAGATTTTGGCCCAGGGCGACTCGGTGTTTGGCGACATTCGCGACCTGCTGGCCCACCAGTTCGACCGGCTCTCGCCCCTAGAGCAGCAAATTATGGCCTGGCTAGCCATTCACCGCGAACCCGTCACCCTAGCCCAGGTGCGATCGCACCTGGTAGACCCCCTGGCCCTGGGCGACTTGATCGAAGCCTTTACTAGCCTGGAGCGGCGATCGCTGATCGAGCGCGATACCCCCAGGGCCACTAGCCCCCGCAGCACCCGCTTCACCCACCAGCCCGTAGTGATGGAATACATCACCGACTGGCTGGTGGAGCAGGTCAGCCAGGCGATTCTGGCTGAGCCCACCGCTGCCAGCCCGCTGCACACCTACGCTCTGATCTTGGCCCAGGCCAAGGACTACCTGCGCGACAGCCAAACCCGACTGATTTTGCAGCCGGTGCTCCAGCGGCTGCGGCTGCGGCCCAGCGATCTGGCCTGCCGGCTGCGCCACCATCTAGACGCCTGGCGGGGGCAAACCCTGGCCAGCTACGCCTGCGGCAATCTGATCAACCTGCTCCACCAGGCCGAGATCTCACTCCAGGGCTGGGATTTTTCGCACCAGACCATCTGGCAGGCCTACCTGCAAGACAGTACCCTGCACCAGACCAACTTTACCCAGGCCGACCTGGCGCGATCGGTGTTTAAAGACACCTTTAGCCAGGTGCTGGCGATCGCCTTTAGCCCCGATGGCCAGTTGCTGGCCGCCAGCGATGTCAGCTACGAAATTCACCTGTGGCGGGTCAGCGATGCCCAGCCCGTGCTCACCCTGCACGCCCAAGACGGCTGGTGCTGGGCAGTGGCCTTTAGCCCCAACAACCAAACCCTGGCCAGCAGCGCCAATGGCACCATCGACCTGTGGGATCTCAAAACTGGCGATCGCTACGGCCAGCTCAAAGACTCCTCCAGCCGGGTGTTTTCGCTGGCCTTTAGCCCCGATGGGCGCTGGTTGGCCAGCGGCTGCGAAGACCATCAAATTCGGGTTTGGGATGTACGCAGCGGTACCCTGGTTCACAGTCTCCAGGGTCATACCGACGAAGTGCGATCGGTGGCTTTTTCTCCCCAGGGCTATGTGCGCGGCGGGCTGGCCCTCAGTGCTGCTGCTAGCTACCACCTGGCCAGCGGCAGCTATGACGGCACCCTGCGCCTGTGGAACTTGGCCAGTGGCGACAGCAGCGTTCTAGACACCGGATCGCCTATTTGGTCGGTGGCCATTCACCCGGCCCTGGGCTATACCCTGGCCACCGGGCACCACGACGGCAGCATTGGGATTTGGGACGGGGCCGCCCAGACCCCGGTGCGATCGCTCCAGGGCCACGCCCAAGCGGTGCGATCGATCGCCTTTAGCCCCGATGGTTGTCAGCTAGCCAGCGGCGGCGACGACCAGACCATTCGCCTGTGGAACTGGCAGAGCGGCCAGGTAGACTGGGTGCTCAAGGGCCACAGCAGCTGGATCGCCAATGTTGCCTTTAGCCCCGTTCGCGGTGTCTCGACCGATGCGATCGGCTACACCCTGGCCAGCGCCAGCGAAGATCAGTCGGTGCGCCTGTGGGATAGCCAGACCCACCAGGCTCTGCGAGTGCTGCGCGGCCACAGCAGCGGGGTGTGGTCGGTGGCCCTGCATCCCCAGGGCAATTATTTAGTCAGCGGTGGCCAAGATCGCCAGGTGCGGCTCTGGCCCCTCACCGATCAGGCCTCCCCCAGAGCGTTTTCAGGCCACGACGGCTGGGTATTTGCCGTGGCTATCAGCCCCGACGGTCAGTGGATTGCCAGCGGCGGCGAAGATCGCACCGTGCGGCTCTGGGCCAGCAACAGCGGCACCTGCCAGGCCACCTGGGCTGCTCACCGCCACGAGGTCTGGGCGCTAGCCTTTTGCCCCCAGGGCGACCTGCTGGCCAGCGGCAGTCTCGACGGCACCATTCGCCTGTGGGATATCCACCGTCGAACGAGCTGTGGTCTGCTGACGGGCCACACCAGCGGCGTTTGGACGGTGGCCATTAGCCCCGACGGTCGCCGCCTGGCCAGCGGCAGCCAAGATCAAACCGTGCGCCTGTGGGATTTGGAGACTCAAACCTGTCTGCAAACCCTGCCCTGCGAGGGTAGCTGGGTGCGGGGGCTGGCCTTTAGCCCCGACGGTCGGTTTCTTTCTAGCGGTGGCTCCAACGGCTACGTCATGCTGTGGGATCTCAAGCTGGGCCACCGCACCGTCATTGGCACCCACCCCAGCCTGGTGCTGGCCGTGGCCTTTAGCCCTGATGGCCAGTGGCTGGCCAGCTGCGGCGGCGACACCACCATTAAGCTCTGGCACCTGCCTAGCCGTCGCTGCCACCAGACCCTCTCTGGCCACGATAAGTGGGTGCGCTACATCACCTTTAGCGCCGATGGCGATCGCCTGATTAGCTGTAGCCAGGACGAAACCATTCAGGTCTGGGGCAAGTGCGTCACCCCCGACGGCTTCATCTACTGCCACCAGCAAACCCTGCGGGTGCCCCGCCCCTACGAAGATATGGCCATTGCCGGGGTAACCGGTCTGACTGAGGCCCAACGGGCAGCGCTAATTAGGCTGGGGGCGAGCGAAACCCCTATCGGTAAAGAGTCCAGTGCAGCCATGCATCCTCCGCATTTCCCGGCCAAACCAACGCTAGGATCGCTTTAG
- a CDS encoding ABC transporter permease — MSDRWRNLLEKICIPVGALVAALVIFGLFCALAGANPFGVYYSIYRAAFGSWSSFQNTLIQASPLMLSALCTALPARLGLVIIGNEGALVLGGLAAVAGGLTLGGWGLPTPGVQLGMALAGMAAGGIWIAIVGALRHYRAVNETISSLLMNYIAIALLNHMVNGPMKDPASLNKPSTYPIPDMHMLGTLPGSRVHYGLVLGLVACGLAYFLIQRTTFGFAARTAGGNVRAARVAGLPVGKLTLAICFLGGACAGLAGMVEVAAVHGRANESLNANYGYGGVLVAFIARHNPIAASLVALLLGGILASGGILQRSHGLPDATVMVFQGLVFLSVLYSDSLYGKLPIFKARPPKVRPTPPVATATPV; from the coding sequence ATGAGCGATCGCTGGCGAAATCTTCTCGAAAAAATCTGTATTCCTGTGGGGGCGCTGGTGGCAGCCCTGGTGATCTTTGGCCTGTTTTGCGCCCTGGCCGGGGCCAACCCATTTGGGGTCTACTACTCGATCTATCGAGCCGCCTTTGGCAGCTGGAGCTCGTTTCAAAACACGCTGATTCAGGCGTCGCCGCTGATGCTGAGTGCGCTGTGTACCGCCCTACCGGCACGGCTGGGCCTGGTGATTATCGGCAATGAGGGAGCACTGGTGCTGGGGGGGCTGGCAGCGGTGGCGGGTGGCCTCACCCTGGGCGGCTGGGGATTGCCCACCCCTGGGGTGCAGCTGGGTATGGCCCTGGCGGGCATGGCAGCGGGCGGCATTTGGATTGCCATCGTCGGGGCGCTACGGCACTATCGGGCGGTGAATGAGACCATTAGCAGCCTGCTGATGAACTACATTGCGATCGCACTGCTCAACCACATGGTCAATGGCCCGATGAAAGATCCGGCCTCCCTCAATAAGCCCTCGACCTATCCCATCCCGGATATGCACATGCTGGGCACGCTGCCCGGCAGCCGGGTGCATTACGGCCTGGTGCTGGGTCTGGTGGCCTGCGGGCTGGCCTACTTTTTAATTCAGCGCACGACATTTGGCTTTGCGGCGCGTACCGCCGGGGGCAACGTGCGGGCAGCGCGGGTAGCGGGGCTGCCCGTGGGCAAGCTCACCCTGGCGATCTGCTTTTTGGGCGGGGCCTGCGCGGGCCTGGCGGGCATGGTCGAAGTCGCCGCTGTCCACGGTCGTGCCAACGAATCGCTGAATGCCAACTACGGCTATGGCGGTGTGCTGGTGGCCTTTATTGCCCGCCACAACCCGATCGCGGCCAGCCTCGTTGCCCTGCTGCTGGGAGGCATTCTCGCCAGCGGCGGCATTCTCCAGCGCAGCCACGGCCTGCCCGACGCCACGGTGATGGTGTTTCAGGGCCTGGTGTTTCTCTCGGTGCTCTACAGCGATTCGCTCTACGGCAAGCTGCCCATCTTTAAGGCCCGCCCGCCCAAGGTGCGGCCCACACCCCCAGTGGCAACAGCCACTCCGGTTTAG
- a CDS encoding BMP family ABC transporter substrate-binding protein: protein MRKPTFQVTRRQAIRGLLATGAFGLTVKLSGCGNAPTAAGGSDTLTAGFIYVGPKDDYGYNQAHAEGRASLDGMAGVKTSEEASVPETNAVQETIRSMIDLDGATAIFATSFGYFDPHVLTLAKDFPEVQFFHCGGLYEEGVHPNNVGSYFGYIDEAQYVAGVVAAHASNSKRLGFIAAKPIPQVLRNVNSFTLGARSIDPSITTQVIFTGDWADPVREAEAANSMADQGIDVLTCHVDSPKVVIETAERRGIFSSGYHANQAELAPQGYLTGAEWDWSNVYTNYVTLLQEGKTLMNGGIPHLVRGGFQDGFLKLSPFGSAVSAEAQQAAEAAKAQLMAGELVIYKGEIKDNQGKTVIAGGKELGQTAVELEQMNWLAEGVMGSVG, encoded by the coding sequence ATGCGGAAACCCACGTTTCAGGTGACCCGTCGCCAGGCAATTCGGGGATTGCTGGCCACGGGTGCCTTTGGTTTAACGGTTAAGCTCAGCGGCTGTGGCAATGCCCCCACGGCAGCGGGCGGCAGCGACACCCTGACCGCTGGCTTTATCTACGTTGGCCCCAAAGACGACTACGGCTACAACCAGGCCCACGCCGAGGGCCGCGCCAGCCTAGATGGCATGGCCGGAGTGAAAACCTCCGAGGAGGCCAGCGTGCCCGAGACCAACGCGGTGCAAGAAACCATCCGCAGCATGATCGACCTGGATGGGGCCACGGCGATTTTTGCCACCTCCTTTGGCTACTTCGACCCCCACGTGCTGACTTTGGCCAAAGACTTTCCCGAGGTGCAGTTCTTCCACTGCGGCGGGCTCTATGAGGAGGGCGTACACCCCAATAACGTCGGCAGCTATTTTGGCTACATCGACGAAGCCCAGTATGTGGCCGGGGTGGTCGCCGCCCATGCCTCGAACAGCAAGCGGCTGGGGTTCATTGCCGCCAAACCCATTCCCCAGGTGCTGCGCAACGTCAACAGCTTTACCCTCGGGGCTCGCAGCATCGACCCCAGCATCACCACCCAGGTGATCTTTACCGGCGACTGGGCCGACCCGGTACGTGAGGCCGAGGCCGCCAACAGCATGGCCGACCAGGGCATTGACGTGCTCACCTGCCACGTCGATAGCCCCAAGGTGGTGATTGAAACTGCCGAACGGCGCGGCATTTTTTCCTCGGGTTACCACGCTAACCAGGCCGAACTGGCTCCCCAGGGCTACCTCACTGGGGCCGAGTGGGACTGGTCGAACGTGTACACCAACTACGTCACCCTGCTGCAGGAGGGCAAAACCTTGATGAACGGCGGCATTCCCCACCTGGTGCGGGGCGGTTTTCAGGACGGCTTTTTGAAGCTGTCGCCCTTTGGCTCGGCGGTGAGTGCTGAGGCCCAGCAGGCGGCAGAGGCGGCTAAAGCCCAGCTGATGGCTGGAGAGCTGGTGATTTATAAAGGCGAGATTAAAGACAACCAGGGCAAAACCGTGATTGCTGGCGGCAAGGAGCTGGGGCAGACAGCGGTAGAGCTAGAGCAGATGAACTGGCTGGCGGAAGGGGTGATGGGGAGTGTGGGGTAG